Proteins encoded together in one Bos indicus isolate NIAB-ARS_2022 breed Sahiwal x Tharparkar chromosome 3, NIAB-ARS_B.indTharparkar_mat_pri_1.0, whole genome shotgun sequence window:
- the LOC109557026 gene encoding disintegrin and metalloproteinase domain-containing protein 30-like — translation MRSVRTCLSPGRSLVLAVLLVDSLGKDLLFHPEWGFDSYEITIPKKLSFRGGEQRVARHVSYLLQVKGKDRVLHLWPKRFLLPRNLQIFSFTEQGRLLEDHPYISSDCNYMGLVEGNPESEATISTCMGGLRGILKIAANNYQIEPFKASSNFEHMVYPLEKEEEIPNQICGLTNEETVEQMAQHENMARTPDFTESYVHQKYLELALVFDNSRYLYMNSNLTQIINDAILLTSIADSYFQDVRMRIQLLAVEVWTDRDKIALNSPELSQVLGQFVQYRSRDLHVRIPADWAHLYVHKKFKDALAHHWGSVCSMMPSGSTSSVLDRNILGPATWTAHVLGHSVGMTHDYEYCQCKGRHSCIMGTGRTGFSNCSYAEFYSHVNSGLNCLNNLPGLGYVVKRCGNKIVEENEECDCGSTEECKEDRCCQPDCKFKQGASCNIGLCCHNCRFRPSGYMCRVEENECDLAEYCNGTSAFCPSDTYKQDGTPCKYEAHCFKQSCQSRYMQCQKIFGLDAKDAPHQCYDAVNVIGDQYGNCGIIGVREYKKCPKERSLCGRLQCINVETLPDMPDHTILISTHLHKENLMCWGIGYHLAMVPMGLPDLGVINDGTSCGKERVCFNRNCVNSSILNFDCFPEKCNRRGVCNSNRNCHCMYGWAPPLCEEVGYGGSIDSGPPGPVKEGVPVSVQVVSLMVMRLIFLFISVILVLFWNVLEHF, via the coding sequence ATGAGGTCAGTGAGGACCTGCCTCTCCCCAGGCCGGTCGCTAGTCCTGGCGGTGCTCCTGGTTGACTCTCTTGGCAAGGATTTACTTTTTCACCCTGAGTGGGGCTTTGACTCCTATGAAATCACCATTCCCAAGAAGCTGAGCTTCCGTGGAGGGGAGCAGAGAGTGGCCAGGCACGTGTCCTACCTCCTGCAGGTAAAAGGCAAGGACCGTGTCCTTCACCTGTGGCCCAAGAGGTTTCTATTGCCCCGGAATCTGCAGATTTTCTCCTTCACAGAACAAGGAAGACTCTTGGAAGATCACCCTTATATATCCAGCGACTGCAACTATATGGGCTTGGTTGAAGGAAATCCGGAATCTGAAGCTACCATAAGTACATGTATGGGAGGTCTCCGAGGCATCCTGAAAATTGCTGCCAATAATTACCAAATCGAGCCCTTCAAGGCTTCTTCTAATTTTGAACACATggtatatcccctggagaaagaggaggaaattcCCAATCAAATCTGTGGCTTAACTAATGAGGAAACAGTAGAGCAGATGGCCCAGCATGAGAACATGGCTAGGACTCCAGATTTCACTGAGTCATATGTGCACCAAAAGTACCTGGAATTAGCCCTGGTCTTTGATAACAGTAGGTATTTATATATGAACTCCAATCTTACTCAAATCATAAATGATGCCATTCTTCTGACTTCAATTGCAGACTCTTATTTTCAAGATGTCCGTATGAGAATACAGCTATTAGCTGTTGAAGTATGGACAGACAGAGACAAAATAGCACTTAATTCCCCAGAGTTATCACAAGTTTTAGGCCAGTTTGTGCAGTACAGGTCACGTGACCTACATGTTCGGATTCCAGCAGATTGGGCACACCTGTATGTTCACAAAAAGTTTAAGGATGCACTTGCACATCACTGGGGAAGTGTATGTAGTATGATGCCTTCTGGATCTACAAGTTCTGTGCTAGATAGAAACATCCTTGGCCCTGCCACTTGGACTGCTCATGTTCTGGGCCATAGTGTGGGAATGACCCATGATTATGAATACTGCCAGTGTAAGGGTAGGCATAGTTGTATCATGGGCACTGGACGAACTGGGTTTAGTAATTGTAGTTATGCCGAATTTTATTCACATGTAAATTCAGGATTAAACTGTCTAAATAATCTCCCAGGCCTAGGCTATGTGGTTAAGAGATGTGGAAACAAAATTGTGGAAGAGAATGAGGAATGTGACTGTGGTTCGACAGAGGAGTGTAAAGAAGATAGGTGTTGTCAACCAGATTGTAAATTCAAACAAGGTGCCAGCTGTAATATTGGACTTTGTTGTCATAACTGTCGATTTCGTCCATCTGGATACATGTGTCGGGTGGAAGAAAATGAATGTGACCTTGCAGAGTACTGCAATGGGACCTCAGCTTTCTGTCCAAGTGATACTTATAAGCAGGATGGAACCCCTTGCAAGTATGAAGCCCACTGTTTCAAACAGAGTTGTCAATCCAGGTATATGCAGTGCCAAAAAATTTTTGGACTTGATGCCAAGGATGCTCCTCATCAGTGCTATGATGCAGTTAATGTAATAGGTGATCAATATGGGAACTGTGGCATTATAGGAGTTCGTGAATATAAAAAGTGTCCCAAAGAAAGATCCTtatgtggcaggctacagtgtatAAATGTCGAAACCCTCCCTGATATGCCAGATCACACCATCCTAATATCCACTCATCTGCATAAAGAAAATCTCATGTGCTGGGGCATTGGCTATCATCTAGCCATGGTACCTATGGGGTTACCTGACCTGGGTGTGATAAATGATGGTACCTCCTGTGGTAAGGAGCGGGTATGTTTTAATAGAAATTGTGTGAATAGCTCAATCCTGAATTTTGACTGTTTCCCTGAGAAGTGCAACCGCCGAGGAGTTTGCAACAGCAACAGAAACTGCCACTGCATGTATGGTTGGGCCCCTCCGCTCTGTGAGGAGGTAGGATATGGAGGAAGCATCGACAGTGGGCCTCCAGGACCAGTAAAGGAAGGGGTGCCTGTCTCAGTTCAGGTTGTGTCCCTTATGGTAATGCGCCTTATCTTCTTGTTTATCTCAGTGATCCTTGTGTTATTTTGGAATGTCCTAGAACACTTCTGA